Sequence from the Paenibacillus riograndensis SBR5 genome:
GGAGAAATTATTACTACACGAACTACAGCCAAAAGAGATTAGCGAAACTGGATTGGTATATTTTGCAAAGATTAACCCGGTGGTACGCGAAGAAGAGACAACGCGGGAGATGGATGAGGTCCAGGTCAGAAGTTAAATATTTGACCATCCAATATGGACTAAAAACGCTATTGTAATCTGCATGCCCATGAATGACGAACATCGGAAAGCCGTATGAGGGAAAACCTCACGTACGGTTTGATGAGGAGGGGCTGGGTTGCACCAGCCCTTTACTCTAGAATAATAGCTTAACAGGGTCTGTTTGCTTGGATTTTTCAGACCCTTTTGGCGGTCAAATGTAAACAATTTGTAGACGAAGCCTATAAATTAACCAATTCATCACAATAAGAAACATATTTTTATAAATTTTTTATAAAAACATTAACAATCTGCAGGAAATAGACGATAATATTTTTAAATTAATTAAAATTATTGCATATTGTGAAGATAACAAGGTACGGAAAGACCAAATATGTGGAACGGGGTGTATGAAATGATGAGATTAGATACGCAGGACATCGTGAATATCACCAGAAAGCAAATTGCTGCGATTTTTAAAATAGAGCCGGTTGAACTGAGATTCGTCAATGATTTTCAAGGGGAGCAGTATCTGCTCACGAATGATAAGCTGCATCTCAGCAACCAGCACTACTGGGCCAAAGTCATGGATTGTGTTTTTGACAGCCATACCCGGCCGGTTCTGATGTGCGAGGTGCTGTACTTCCTGAGAAGCGAATTTTTGGAAAGTGATATCAAGCTCCGCTTCTCTTATGATTTTGCAGAAGGTGCCAATGGTGCGGCGACGGCTTGGGCCGAGGTCAGCTTCAATGACTCGCCGGAACTGCAGCCGGAGGAGATTGCCGAATTAATCGATTTTGCATTGTCCCTGCAGGATAAGCAATGGTTCGAGGAATTAACCG
This genomic interval carries:
- a CDS encoding IDEAL domain-containing protein, with the translated sequence MMRLDTQDIVNITRKQIAAIFKIEPVELRFVNDFQGEQYLLTNDKLHLSNQHYWAKVMDCVFDSHTRPVLMCEVLYFLRSEFLESDIKLRFSYDFAEGANGAATAWAEVSFNDSPELQPEEIAELIDFALSLQDKQWFEELTAKYKQLTV